GTCAGGAATAAGCACCCGCCGGGCTTGGTGACGCGAGCCAGTTCGGCGAACCCGCGTCGCGGGTCTTCGGTATGGTGGAGAACGCCCGCACAGTGTACCAGGTCAAAAGTTCCTGTCTCGAAGGGCAAGTCCAGCACGCTACCGCCGACTAGTCTGGATCGATCTCCAAACTTTACCAATCTAGCTGTCGCGCATGGAAGCCATTCCTCCCCAAGCTCAAGCGACGTGACTCGTTTTGCTCCGTGCGACAGAAACGCATACGAGGCGTTCGCGTTCGAACCACAGCCGGCGTCGAGGATTGACATATCCCGAAACGCGCCTGCTGGAAGCCCAAAGTATTCTTCGGTGATCAATGTCGTTAGTCGGTGGAAGATGTGCTCGTCACAATCCTGCAGCCGGTGATGTGCATCAAAGACCTTGCGAGTGGCGGCTTCGAAAGCATTCATGGTCGTTACCTCCTGTTTAGTACTGGTTGCATTTTGAGCGCATCTATTTGTTCTCATTCAAAGCTGTCGCGGTATCAGACGAGGGAGAACGCTTGAATGAAAGTGACGCGCCGAGCCAGTAGGATACAACCAGACATCATTAGCGCCGTTCGCTTCACCCAAACATGAGAACGTCGATTGGAAGGCTCCAGATCAGGCTAAGATGCTGGCTAGAACATCTTCACCGATGGGTGCTTGCTCGCGCGCGCGCTCCAAGCGGAATGCGGTGAAGCGTTCTTCGCTGTGCCATCGCGCACCGCTCTGCGAACCATTCGCAGATTTGCCCTTGCCGTCCGCCATGACTAACTCATTGAAGCAAGTTGCATGCCGTATTTGCGCGCCGCTTGCGCTGCACTACCTGTCCGTAGCGTCGGCGCGGACCTGGCGCCCTTGGTCGGGTTTCCGACATTCTTGTCCAGCTTTAGGCACAAAAAGGTTTGCCGATAGAGCACACACAGGGAGGTCTCAAGCATCAAAACACCGCGAATCGAGCGGGATTCGGTTCTCACCGCGAATGGACCGATAGGCGGCTTGCTGAACCGCTGGGTAGTGGCACCGATCCTAATCGAGATATGCTCAAGTGTAGCCACACAAGCGCGCAACGTCAGTGCCGCGAGAAGAGTGTCTCCGCAGATCGCCGTAACTGCACACGCCCGAACACCGCGCGGACAAAGACTTCCCCCAGGTGCAGTGCTTGGCGGCGGTACGCTCGTTGGTGCAGCAGCTCGGCTTCCGACGGAGGCTTTTCTCGATGACGAGCCGTTGACCAGTCTCCCGGGAACTCCGTGAAGTCGTAGGTCAACGCGAGGCTGCTCCGGACAAGAGCAGTGTGCTTGCTGCTTTCAATAAAATGGCATGGCACTTGCAGGACATGCATGTCGGTCGAGGGTCTGCACGCATCAGGCGCAATGGAGAGCCATGCGTCCGTTTTTCTACTAGAGGAGCAATATTGATGACTGTGAAAAAGAAGGTTCCCTTCGTCACCTTTCGCACGCGTGTTCGCGATGATTCTATCGCAGGGCCAAACCCATACCGGTGGGAAGACAAGACATCCGACGACTATTTCAAGGGCAAGCGCGTTATCCTGTTCTCGCTGCCAGGCGCCTTCACCCCGACCTGCTCCACTTATCAACTGCCCGATTTCGAGGATCTTTACACCGAGTTCCAGAAGGAGCGCATTGATGAAATCTACTGTCTCTCCGTCAACGATGCATTCGTGATGAACGCCTGGAGCAGGGCCCAGGGGCTCAAAAAGGTCAAGCTCATTCCCGACGGCTCGGGAGAATTCACGCGCAAGATGGGCATGCTGGTCGACAAGGACAATCTCGGATTCGGAATGCGCTCCTGGCGCTACGCTGCCGTCATCAATGACGGCGTGGTCGAGCAGTGGTTCGAGGAGGACGGTTTCTCCGACAACTGCGAAGCCGATCCCTATGGCATTTCTTCTCCGCAGAACATTCTTGAAAGGCTAAAGGCCCCGGCCGCCGCATGACCTAAAAGAGCCGCCGTCTCGCAGCTACCATTACGCACCGCGCAGTGCGTCGCTCGACAGGAGTTTCGCTCTACATGGAGTCCGTTGTAAGCCTTCTTCAACGCCAGCAGCAATCGCTGGTTATGACGCCGCAACTCATCGCGTCGATACGCTTGTTGCAACTGGCGCATGCCGAACTGCATCAGTTCGTCGAGCAGGAAATAGAGAAGAACCCGTTCCTCGAGTTGGCGTCAGACGACAGTGCGGCGTCTGTCGATCTATCGCCGGTCTCGGAGCGAGACCAGAACATCGGCGCGCGCGAAAACGATGGTGATGGGGCAATGAGGGCGGAGACCTCGGAACTGCTCAGGCAATGGAAGTCAATCCGCGACACAGCCAATGTTGCCGCGGGGGATAGGCCTGCCCTCGAAGAGTTCGCCGCCTCGACGGAAACATTGCACGACCATGTCGCTCGCCAGGTGGCCCTTACTGCATTCACCCCGCAGGAGCGGCTGGTCGCCAGCCAGCTTACTGATCATCTGGAAGACACTGGGTATATTCATGCGGACCTTTTGGAGCTGGCCCGGAGGCTGAATGTCGGAGAGGCTGATGTAGAGCGGGTTCTCGGAACCTTGCAACTCTTTGATCCACCGGGAATATTCGCACGAACTCTCAGCGAATGCCTCGAGATACAACTGCGCCAGCGAGACCGTTTCGATCCCGCGATGGCAGCGTTGGTTGCCAATCTTGAGATGCTGGCGCAACGCGATTTTCAGGCACTGAAGCGGCAATGTGGTGTCGATGAGGACGACATTCTCGACATGCTGCATGAAATCCGTACCCTCGATCCCAAGCCTGGAAACCGATACCAATCAGGAGGTCCGGACTATATCATACCCGACGTATGGGTCCTGCCCTCGCCTGGAGGTGGATGGCAAATCGAGCTTAATCCGGACATGCTGCCCAAAGTGTTGATCAACCAGACCTATTTTGCCGAAGTCTCTCGGCTGACGGCACACAATTCAGAAGATCAGGCCTTCCTCAACGAATGCTTCCAAAACGCAAGCTGGCTAGTTCGCAGCCTCGATCAGCGCGCCAAGACGATCCTTAAGGTAGCGAGTGAAATCGTCCGCCAGCAGGATGTATTTCTGGAACATGGCATTGCCCATCTTCGGCCTCTCAACCTTAAGACCGTCGCTGACGCGATCGACATGCACGAGTCGACTGTAAGTCGGGTGACATCGAACAAGTACATGCTCACTCCGCGCGGCGTCTTCGAACTAAAGTATTTTTTCACAGTCGCAATCGCATCCTCCCAAGGCGGCGAGGCACACTCCGCCGAAGCTGTCCGCCATAGCATCAAGGCAATGATCACCGCAGAAACGCTCGATCATGTATTTTCAGACGAGGAGATCGCGGCCCGCCTCAGGAAAACCGGTATCGACATCGCGCGCCGCACCGTCACAAAATATCGCGAGGCGATGAACATCCCCACCTCCGTGCAACGCCGCCGGGAAAAGCGGCTGGGCCTTTAATGGCGATCAAGCCCTGCGGCCTCCGACCGCCGGCGAAAACGGCTCTAGTCCAAATCGGTCCCGCTCTTGATCGGTTGAAGGCGACTCTCGCCCTCCTCCGGGCCAAAGCAACTCTTGAACTCGTGGCATTCCCGACAACTGGGCGCCGCACAAAGCGAAAAACCCTCAGCCTCGCAGAGCTTGTAGTAGAGATACTTCTTCCATTTCATGTTTCCGGTGTTGCCGGCCGCCAGGCTCGGGAAGTGCGTGGCAAGCAAGCGGCTGAGCTCGGATCGGTCGAAGAGGCCGAGTTCCTGCCAGAGATGGTCATTGCGCAAGGCACGCCGGGCGATGATCTTGGCGAAGCGGGCACTCGCGGGATCGCCCGGCCGGGCATGCGTTAGCAGCAGTCCGCGCAGAAGGTCTTCCTCCATACCAATCTCGGGATCGCTCACGTCTCCCAATGAGAATGAGTGGATGAAACTGCAGGGGAAATTACGGGTCAGGATATCCTGTAACTCGGCGCGTGAAAGGCCGGTTGCCTCCGTCGCCGTCGCCTCGCCGGCATCGATCTCCTCGAGCGCACGCGAAAGGACACAGGCAAGTACATAATCGTCGAAATCCATCTCCACATCCATCCGCGGCCATCGGCTGGGGCCGGGCGATTGTGAGTGTCGTGCCCGGCGGGGCAGATAGGACATTC
The sequence above is drawn from the Sinorhizobium chiapasense genome and encodes:
- a CDS encoding peroxiredoxin; the encoded protein is MTVKKKVPFVTFRTRVRDDSIAGPNPYRWEDKTSDDYFKGKRVILFSLPGAFTPTCSTYQLPDFEDLYTEFQKERIDEIYCLSVNDAFVMNAWSRAQGLKKVKLIPDGSGEFTRKMGMLVDKDNLGFGMRSWRYAAVINDGVVEQWFEEDGFSDNCEADPYGISSPQNILERLKAPAAA
- the rpoN gene encoding RNA polymerase factor sigma-54; its protein translation is MESVVSLLQRQQQSLVMTPQLIASIRLLQLAHAELHQFVEQEIEKNPFLELASDDSAASVDLSPVSERDQNIGARENDGDGAMRAETSELLRQWKSIRDTANVAAGDRPALEEFAASTETLHDHVARQVALTAFTPQERLVASQLTDHLEDTGYIHADLLELARRLNVGEADVERVLGTLQLFDPPGIFARTLSECLEIQLRQRDRFDPAMAALVANLEMLAQRDFQALKRQCGVDEDDILDMLHEIRTLDPKPGNRYQSGGPDYIIPDVWVLPSPGGGWQIELNPDMLPKVLINQTYFAEVSRLTAHNSEDQAFLNECFQNASWLVRSLDQRAKTILKVASEIVRQQDVFLEHGIAHLRPLNLKTVADAIDMHESTVSRVTSNKYMLTPRGVFELKYFFTVAIASSQGGEAHSAEAVRHSIKAMITAETLDHVFSDEEIAARLRKTGIDIARRTVTKYREAMNIPTSVQRRREKRLGL
- a CDS encoding nitrogen fixation protein NifQ, whose product is MSDPRQIRILWGPGNTRGVRMSYLPRRARHSQSPGPSRWPRMDVEMDFDDYVLACVLSRALEEIDAGEATATEATGLSRAELQDILTRNFPCSFIHSFSLGDVSDPEIGMEEDLLRGLLLTHARPGDPASARFAKIIARRALRNDHLWQELGLFDRSELSRLLATHFPSLAAGNTGNMKWKKYLYYKLCEAEGFSLCAAPSCRECHEFKSCFGPEEGESRLQPIKSGTDLD